DNA from Mesotoga sp. Brook.08.105.5.1:
TACCGATTGCTTACCTCCAAATCCTCCGCCGATTCTCGGCTTTATGACTCTGATTTCTGCAATTGGCTTCTTCAGTATTCGAGAGAGAATTCTTCGGCAGTGAAAAGGCACTTGAGTGGACGAGATAACTACTAGTCTTCCGACTGGATCAAGATAAGTGAGAGCGTTGTGTGGTTCCAGTGCGGCATGGAGCTGAGTGTCCACATGATATGTTCTTCTGATAACGAATTCGCACTCTTCGAGGGTCTTCTCAACGTCTCCGATATCCATCACGAAGTGAGCGGCGATATTTCTGGAGTTGTCGTAGACACCCGAGCAGTCGCTTTCATCATGAATTATCGGAGAGCCCTCTTTTGAGGCTTCCTTCATATCAAAAACCGCATCCAGGGTCTCGTACTCGACCTTGATCTTTCTTAGTGCCTTGAGAGCCGCTTTTTCGGTAGTCGCTGCTACGACTGCCACAGGGTCGCCAACGTACCTAACCTTTCTGTCCAAGAGATAAGTATCGTAAGGAGAGGGTTCTGGGTATCCCTGACCTGCTCTGGTATAAGGAACTCTCTCCACATCTTGGTAGGTGAAGATGCCGACTACACCCGGTATGCTCAAAGCCTGAGAGCTGTCGATACTCCTAATAATTGCGTGGGCATGAGGAGACCTGAGAAGTTTGACAACGAGAGCATCCGGCATATCATAGTCTGGTGTATATGCCGGCTTTCCCCTCACTATTGCGAGACCGTCTACTTTCTTCATTGGTTTTCCGATCGTCACGAAGGAATCATTCATCGATTTCACCTCGCATCACTTGGGCCGCCTTTTTTATGGCTCGATTCTGAGGCTCATATCCCGTGCATCTACAGATGTTCCCGTTGAGCGCGAGCCTTATCTCTTCGTCGGAAGGATCCGGGTTTTCTCTTAGCAGAGCTTCTCCCGTCATTACTACCCCGGGGATACAGTATCCGCACTGAGCTCCGCCTTCTTCGAGAATGGCCTCCTGGATTGGGTGCAACTTGTCTCCATCGGCCATGCCTTCGACGGTCTCAATGTTCTGACCATCAACAGAAACCGCAAAAGTTGAACATGAAAGTATCGGCTTTCCATTCAGGAGAACGGTACAAGTTCCGCAACTTGCAGAATTGCAGCTTCTTCTGACGCTCTTATAGCCTATCCTCCTTAGTACTTCAAGCAGATACTCACCGGGGTCAATATCGAGTTCATGAAGTCTTCCGTTCACAGTAAAGGCAATTCTCATAAAATCATCCCCTTCAGTTTTTCAGCAGCTCTCTGGGCCAGCACTGAAGCAAGGTGCTTTCTGTACTCGAAGGAGGCGGTCATATTCGAGCCCCCAATAAAGCTCTCATAAACGAGACTTCTTACAATTGAAGGCATCACATCGTTTATCTCTAGATCCACCATTGCCGCTTCGACACTTTCAAACCTTGCCGGATACTGCGGTCTAGATCCGCAAACAACTCTGGCCGCTCTTATTCTCCCGTGCTCCGGTCTGATCGAAAGGCCTACATTGACCGTCGCAATATCGAAAGTAGTCTTCGAGAACTTCTCGAAGGCCGTGAACCAGCCGTCCTTCTTAAGAATCGCGTGAGTGATCAGAGGTTTTTCACCTGCCGGTAGCGAGAAGTAATCAGAGATCAGCATTCGCTGGTAACCATCGACCCCGTAGATCATGAGACTTGAGCCGGCAGCGAGAAGACAGGTGCTTACGTCCGACCATCCAAGTTTTGGGGCGATTGAGCCGCCGATAGTCGCCATATTTCTAATCTGCCATGAGCCCACTAAAGAGAAGGCGTCGTAAAAGAAATCTCCGAATTCCCTTCTTATCAGTGGGTCCTTTCTGAAAGACTCGACTGTCGTTGAGGCGCCGACTACTATTTCATCTTCGGTGATCGATACCGTGTCAAGCCTTAGAGATTTCAGATCGATGATCTTCTCGATTCTTGAAGACTCCATAAGAGCTACAATCGTACCTCCGGAAAGGAATATCGAATGATCTCTGTCGCGTTGCATGAGTTCAAATGCCTCCTCGACGGTTTCCGGTCTGAAGTACTCATTCACGTTAGACAGCATTATATCCCCTCTTTCTCCAGACTTTTAGGGTTCTGAAAACTAGATTTCTGATAACGGTAGTTCTGTACCACTGACTTGCTCGAACATCATCTATGGGAGAGACGCGCTTCATGGCCAGTTCGACGAATTTCGATTCATCGAACGAGCTCCTTTCACTCGAATAATATTCGCACGCCTCTTTCGGAACAACTACAACGGGAGCTACCGAGCCGAATGCGAGTCTGATTTCCGATTCAGATATCAAGGAGCCTACCGAAGCTATTGCTATGGCCATAGAACTTCGCTGACCAACTTTGTAGAACTGAGGAAAGAACCCCCCGGTTTTCTCGAAAGTTATGGATCTTACAAACTCGCCTTTTGAAAGAGATGTCACTCCCGGACCTTTGATGAAGTCGGCTAGACTCTGAATTCTCTCCCCGTACTGGCCCACAATCTGCAAAGTCGCGTTTGAGAGCAAGAGAGCAACGATTGAATCGCCTGCAGGAGAAGCATTGACAACGTTCCCTACGAGAGTTGCTCTGTTTCGGATCTGTGGGCTGCCTACTTCTCTCAAAGCCATCTTCAATATTTTGCTATGTTTTCCAATTGTCTCGTTGCTCAAAAGCTCGGACATCGTTACTTTGCATCCGACCCTTATTGAGTCGCCGAGATCTTCTATCTTGCCGAAACTCCTCAAATGTCTCAGGCTCACGACATTTTTTGGCGCTATGCGTTTCAACCTGATTTTTACAAGTAGGTCGGTTCCGCCTGCGAGAATATTGCAGTCGCTTCTGGAGAGAATCGACATGAGTTCCTCTTCACTTGTCGGCATAAGGACACTGAATGACATCTCTTTCACCTCCGGAATCCTCCATTGCTATCTGTAATACCTAAACCATGGTCTGTACAATTCATACTCTCCGGAATATCAATATCGAAGACATTGTGACTTCGGCCTTCGATCTCGCGCATCTTGGCAAGCCCGCTTTTCACCAGTTGATATGCACCTCTATCGCCGGTTATTCTGGATAGTCGGGAAAAGACCTTTCTAGAAATATATGTCGGAAAGCCTTTCTTTCCCTCAAAGACGTAGGAGACCATCTCGTCTTCAGTGGTTACCGAACCTGCCAGGCGTTCCACATCCTCTTTGGTAATCAATGGCATGTCTGCAAGGGCCAGAACGATTCCTTCGCAGCTGTCGGGGCACTCTCTGAGTCCCCTGACGATGCTGGTTGAAATCCCATCTTTGTAGTTCTCGTTTATCACCGTCTGGAACGATCCGATCTCAAACATCTCCGGTTCAAAATCAGGATTGACCACAAGAATCTTGCCCATTGCGTCGATGGTTCCAAAACTGTCCAGCGACCACTGCAGAATCGGCTTGCCTGCGAAGTCCGCAAGAAGCTTCTCACTGCCAAAGCGTCTCGACTCTCCTGCAGCCAGAAGTAGCAGTACTATGGAATCACTTTTCATCTGTCTTAGCGAGGCTCTCTGCCGATTTACGGATTGCTTGGATAATTTTGTAGTAACCTGTGCATCTGCAGAGATTTCCCTCTATGGCTTCCATAATGTCTTCATCACTTGGGGCTGAATTTCTGTCCAGAAGGGCTTTCGCCGACATTATCATCCCCGGCGTACAGAATCCACATTGGACCGCCCCCTCATCAATGAAAGTCTGCTGAATCGGGTCGAGTTCGCCGCTCCTGGAAAGACCTTCGATTGTAACCACTTCTGAACCGTCGATTTCGGGAACAAGAACCAGGCAGGAGTTGACTGCTTTGCCATCAATAATGACCGTGCATGCTCCACACTCTCCCTCACCGCAGCCTTCCTTTGTTCCGGTAAGCCCCATTTCATCACGCAGAAAATCGAGTAATCGCATATCTTCTCTTACTTCCTGTGTATGCTTCTCATTGTTTAGAATGAAGCTGATCTTCATTTCAGTGCCTCCTCGATTGCATCTCTATCCGGCGGCAGAATCCGTACTTCGGGAAGAACCGCAGAAACGTTCTTGAGGTCCTTAAGTCCGTTGCCGGTGACAACTATCACTACTCGGTCCTTTTCACCTACGAGTCCAAGCTTCCTAGCCTTCTTGAAGCCCGCAAATGCAGTTGCACCGGCCGGTTCGGCGAACACTCCGGTTTCCCTCGCAAGTTCTATTATACTCTCAAGGATTTCGTTGTCCGAAACCGAGAGAAGGAGACCGTCATGCGCTTCTGTGTAGTGACAGGCCTTTATGACGTCTCTTGGTTTTCCAACACATATGCTGTCGGCTACTGTGGTTGCTTCAAGATCGATCGGTTCGAAAGGGAAGCCCGCTTCATAGGTCTTCTTGATCGCAGCAGAGCCTTCGGCCTGGATTCCGGCTATCTTCGGAACTTTCTCGATGAGACCCAACTCCTTCATATCCTCAAAGCCCTTGTAGAAACTTGAGAGAACAGTCCCGTCGCCGGCCGAAACGAATATGAAATCAGGGAGATCGTCCTCCATCTCGAAAGCGAGTTCCAACGCGCAGGTTTTCTTCCCTTCCAGTAGATAGGGATTGATCGCGCTGTTTCTGCAATACCAACCCATAGACATCCCTATCTCCATAGAGAGATCGAATACTCTGTCATAACTTGCTTCTATCGCAAGAATCTTTGAACCATACACCTGCAGTTGTGTGATTTTCGCCACAGGGGCGGTTGAAGGCACGAAGATAACGCTCTTCAAGCCGGATACGGCCGAAAGTCCCGATAGAGAACTGGCTGCATTTCCCGTCGAGGCACAGAAGATGGTGTCGAACCCCTTTTCCACTGCCTTTGCTACAGCAATGGCGCTTGCCCTGTCTTTGAAAGATGCTGTCGGGTTTCTTCCGTCGTCTTTTATCAAGACTTCCCGAATTCCGTATTTCCTCGAAAGAGAACGACTCTTGTAGAGCGGTGTATTGCCAACAAGCAGCTCCGGGAAATCGATTTTCCCTTCAAACGGCAAAAGGAAGTCAAAGGCCCAGATTCCCCTCTTTTGAAGAGAAGTCAAACTGAACTCAAATTTTTTCCTCACAAGCGCAAAATCGTATACGACTTCGAGGGTCCCCTTACGATCACCGCAATCGGGGCAGTAGTAGTCTACTTCGTCTATTGCGAATTCCTTACCACAAGTGATGCACTTCAGAAGATATTTGCTCAAACCAGTACACCCCCGATGGCGCTAACGGGACAGCGAGATTCGCAAAGCCCGCAACCGAAACACTCAGACGGATCCACTTCCACTTTCTCATCCAACCTCAGTGCAAAGTAAGGGCAAACCGCAACACACAATCCGCATCTGGTACATTTCTCGTGATCGATAAGCGGATTTCTCACCTCAAAGGACTCTTTCTGTATTTCAGCAGAGTCGATCGCATCTATTACACTATCGAACCCTCTCTTCTCGAGAGCCGACGGAAGAGTGTCTACTATCCTTTTGAAGAGGTCTTTGCCTTTTATCAGAGCTCCAGAAAGCATCTGCACCGCGGATGCGCCGCAAGAGAGAAAGTCAATTACATCATCTGCGCTTTGAATGCCACCGACACCTATAATCGGCAGAGAACAGCCCTCGCGTATTCTCCTTACGGATGAGAGGGAAAGCTTCTTGATTACGGGACCGCTTATCCAGCCAAACCCATCGCTGCTTCCCAAAAACGAACGATTCACCCTCCTGTCCAGCGGATAGACCGGTCCAAGCGAGTTTATTGCAACGATTCCGTCGCCACCGGAGTCCTGGACGGCCTTTGCCATTTCAGCCGGATCAGGCACAGATGGGTCGAACTTCAGAAAGACCGGCTTGTCCGTGCCTTCCTTAACGGCAGAGACCAACTCCTTCATAAGCGAAGGGTCATCGGCGACGTAATGAGTAGACAGCTCGAAAGCATCTGCAAACCTTGAGAATAACGGGACCAGCTTTCGAAGATCTTCAGGTGAGTAACCTAGACTGACTATCAGAGGAAGACTTGATGATTTCTTGTATTGCGGTAGAAACTCCTCAAACCACATGTCAGGAGGGAACTCGCTCCAAAGCTCAGTATTGATTACGAAGTCCTTATCCGCTACTATGCAAGGTCTCGGGACCTTAGCTGCTACTGTAGATATCGTCTTCGTAACCATAGCTCCGACTCCCATGGCTTCCAGTGCGAGCATCTTCCTATGATCCCCTGTAAGAGGACCGGAGGCAGGCATCAATGGATTCTTAAGGGAAATACCCGCCACTTCTGTCGAAAGATTCACGAAAGCACCTCCTAGAATCTCTTCTCAAATGCTTTGTACAACCTTCTTGCCTCTCTATAAATAATCTCTTCGTCGACTTTTGTCGGTACTCCTTGCGCTAGGACCCTCTCGCCACCGACGAACACATCGCTTACCGAAATGTTGTCGCAGATTCCAAAGAAGAAATGATCCACGAAATTCTCTGCCGTGATTTCGGTCGGACTTCGGTAGTTGAGTACGATCAGATCTGCGGAGCTTCCCTCGCGAATCGTTCCAATGTTTGCTCCAAACGTTCTGGTTGCAAGTTCGTAGTTTGCTCCAAAGAGAGAAGGGCTTAGATCTCCTGAATAGCTGGCTTTCGGATCGCGCTGGATGTAGTGAGGACCGAGAATCATGAACCTTACATCGTTGCTGAGATTGAATCCGTAACCATCGTTTCCTACCAGCACTGCAGCTCCTTCTTCTCTAAAGCGTTTCCATTCAGGAAATCCAACACCATTGTTGATATTCGACTGGCAATTTACCACGATGTAGCCCTTTGTGTTCTTTATCAGGCCCCTTTCAGATGGTGTAGTGTGAATGCAGTGGGCGTAGATTGAGTTCTCTGTCATGAGCCCGGCTCTATGGAAGCGCTCCAGTACTCTCTGGTCATATACGCCAATCGTGTGCTCCTGGTCCTCGGGGCCCTCTGCAACATGAACGTGTATGGGAAGCTTACCAGCTATCTCTTTTGAAGCCAGCGACAGTGTCTCTTTTGAGAGAGTGAGGGAAGCGTGGAAACCGAAAACCCCTTTCTTGTACTGCGTCGACTCCCTGCTGAACTCGAGATTCTCTCTTATTCCCCTGTCACGTTTTTCCAATCCGTCTCTGTCCGAGACCTCATAAGCTCCACAGTACCTCAAACCGACATCGTTGACGGAAGCGGCGATTCTCTCCAGAGAACCATCTATCGCGTTTGGCGAAGAGTTGTGGTCGAAGAGAGATGTAACGCCTGCCTTAAGCGACTCGATTGAAGCCACATAAGCCGAGATCTCAAGATCTTCAAGAGTAAGGGCTTTATCCAGTCTCCACCACAACTCTTCCAGCAGTTTTGTGAACGAGGATGGATTGAAGGGAGAGACCCCCAATCCGCGAGAGAAAGTTGAGTAAATATGCGTATGGGCATTTACCAGCGAAGGCATCAAGAGCTTTCCGTCTAAGTGCAGATTCTCGCCATCATAGCTGCTTTCGCCTGAAGAGACCTTCACAATCTCCCCGTTCTCTACCCTCACGTATCCCTTTTCTATGAATTCTCCATCATTTGTGAAAATAGAAACTCCATTTATTTGCATGAAGCATCCTCCCAACGAATTGATTCGCGTTCGATGAAGCGTCCCGAAGCCCTGGGAAGCAGAACTTCACCGTCTTTGTAGGCGACTCTGCCTCTTTGAACTACCGCTTCCACCCTTCCCTTTAGCTTCATGCCATCGAAAAGAGAGTGGTCGGATCTTGTGAAAGGCGATCTTGAGACGGTAATCTCTGCATCCTTATCGACAACGGCGATATCTGCGATAGATCCGGGAGCCAGCAGCCCTCTCTTTGGAAACAATCCGAACGTCTTGGCCGCGTTTGTTGAAAGCAGAGAAGAGACTCTTGTGAGGTCGCCTTCAAGCAAAGTGTTTGCGGTGGAAAAGGATAGGCCTAGCGATCCAGAGCCGTTCGGCATCGACAAATAGTCATCTCGATTCTCGAGTTTCTCTTGCCTAAGGAATGGACAGTGATCCGTGCCCATCGATGAGATCTCCCCCTCTCTCAACGAAGAGACAAGAAGCAGTCTCTCCTGTGCGCTCCTTGGAGGGGGGCAGTAAGTATTAAGATAACCTTGCTCGCCGAGTAGCGGGCTATTGTCCAGCAGTAGGTACTGAGGACAGGTTTCAAGTCTTGTAGAGTCTTTCCAGTTGACATTGATCGAGCCGAGAGTCTTTGCGGTTTCGCCGCTGGAAAGATGTACGATGTACAGCTGGCCCTGTTTGTCCATAGACATCAAGGCAAGCTTGACTACTTCGGTCATCTCGCTAATAGTCGGTCTCAAATCCGAGAGATCTTTGAAAGTAGGACTTACGAAACCGGAAACGGTCTCAGTTATTATTTCATCGTTTTCCGCATGGGCCAGCAGAACGAACCCAAGCTTTCTTGAGAGCGAAAGCAGGTTGAGGATCATTCCGTCGCTTGTTCTGCGATCGGAAGAACTATATGTCGTGAAGATTTTTATAGAAGGCATCTTCTCGGCTATTGCAGCTCTGGCTATCTCTTCGGCGGAAAATCCAGGACTTCCTGCAAGCGTTACGTGGAAAGCGTAATCTATCCTGCTGTCTGCTGCCGTCTGCATTCGACTCTTCTTTGCTTTCTCAAAGTCTAAAAGACTGGAAACGGGATCGAGAAAATCAATCAGCGTGGTTACTCCCCCGCTGATTGCAAGAGCAGATCCCGAATCGAAGTCGTCAACGGACGTATATCTTCCCAGATTCAACGAAAGGTGTACGTGAGGATCGATGAATCCCGGCAAGAGAAACAATCCGGAGCAGTCAAGGATCTCGCGTGACGGGAAACTGCTCCGGGTTGCAGATATCGCCGCGATTTCCTCGCCCGAAACATAGAGATTGGCAGGAAAGACACTGTCTCCTGCGCAAATCGTACCGTTTTCCAGGGCAAGGTCAAAAGTCACGGTCTTCCGCCCATAGTAAGCGCCATTACAGCCTTAGCTGTGTGAAGTCTGTTCTCCGCCTCGTCTATAACGATTGACTGAGGACCGTCTATTACCTCGTCGACGACCTCTCTGCCCCTATCCGCGGGAAGAGCATGCATGTAGACCGCTCTCCTATTTGCAAGCTTCATTCTCTCGGGTGTGCAAATCCAGTCTTTATTCTTTCTCACTTCTTCCATGATCTCCTGAGGATCTTCTGAGACGTAGAAGCCACCCCATGACTTCGGAATCACAATATCTGCATCTTTGAATGCCTCATCCATGTCGTGAAGTATATCGAACTTGGCCCCGCTGTTCTCGGCGTTTTGCTTTGCCTGATCAACTATGTCGGGCATCAAATCGAAGCCCTTCGGATACGCTAACTTCACGTCCATACCGTATCTCGTGAAGAGAAGAATCTGGGACTGTGGAACGGAAAGAGGCTTGAGATGGCTTTCGGCATAAGCCCATGTTATCGCGACCTTCAGGCCGTTGAGATTCGTTCCAAATCTCTCTCTAATCGTCATCATATCGGCCATAACCTGCATAGGATGATAGACATCATCCTGCAGATTCAGAATTGGGACATCCGCGTGTTCGGCAAGAGATCTCAGATAAGGATTTCCCGCCTTGAACTTGCAGTGCCTTACAGCGATTGCGTGGCCGTATCTCGAAAGAATCATCGCGGTATCTCTAGGAACCTCTCCGTGCGCAGTCTGCATCGTCGAAGGGTCCAGATAGTGAGCGTGTCCGCCCAGCTGTGTTATTCCCGCTTCCATCGAGTTGCGTGTTCTAGTTGATTGATCGAAGAACATCAAGAACACCGTTTGATAAGGAAGCAAAGGGGTCGGTTCGCTCGTTGCAAATCTCCGTTTCAGATCGGAAGACAGATCGAGCATCAGATCAATCTCCGTTCTGTCAAAGTCCTGTGTGGTGATGAAGTCTCTGCCTCTCAAAATGCTACTCATCCTATTACCTCCTAATCTATTGTGAAAGCCTTAAAGGAAGAAGAGCGTACATAGCCGCAGCCTTTACCAGATGGTCGATGGGGCACTGATCATCGGGACTGTGCGCGTAGATCTCGTTAGCGGGCCCGAATCCGATCGTCGGTATCGAAAAGACACCTGCTGTTGCTATTCCATTTGTCGAGAATGTCCACTTGTCAACGAAAGGCTCCTCACCGAAAACTTCTCTAAAAGTGTTTACGGTCTTCTGCACTATTTCGCTGTCCTCTTCCATTACCCACGTTGGGAAGTACTTCTCGACGGGATACACAGTTCCGGTATATGAAGGTCTTTCGTAGAAGAGTTCTACAATCTCCGCCTGCTCCCCGGCCATTTGAATGGCCTCTTCCAGTTCTTTTACTACCGTCTCTTTTGTCTCTCCCGCCGTCAACCTTCTGTCTAGCTGGATGGTGCATTCGTCGGCTACTGCGTTTTGGGAGGGAGATTTGAAGAATATCTGAGTAACGGCTATCGTCCCCTTCCCTAGGAAAGCGTCATCTTTTATCCTCTCATTGAGCCTCTCTATCTCCTGTATGATACGGCCCATCTTGTAGATAGCATTGACTCCCCGTTCGGGTGCGCTCGCGTGACAGGAAAGCCCCGAGGTTTTTATTTGAAGCTCCATTCTTCCCCTGTGCCCCCTGTAGATATTTAGATTCGTCGGTTCGGTAATGACCACGAAGTCAGGCCTAATGCCGTCTTCCTGAACTATGTACCTCCAGCAGAGGCCATCGCAATCCTCTTCCATCACAGTTCCTGTAACGTAGAGAGTGAAATCTCCCAGCAGTCCCTCTTCTTTCATTATCTTTGCCCCGTAGACCATTGCAGCCATTCCAGCTTTTTGATCGGAAGCACCTCTCCCGTAGATTATGCCATCTCTAACAACTCCTCCGAAAGGATCTACCTTCCAGAGCTTTTCATTTCCCACTTCTACGGTATCGATATGTGCGTCCATGGCAATAACTTTCTTGCCCGATCCGATTCTACCCATGATGTTTCCCAGACCATCGACTATGACTTCGTCGAAGCCCACCTTGTCCATCTCTTCGCGAATTCTCTGGACAACCTCCCTTTCACCGGCAGAAAAGCTCTTGATGCTTACGAGATCGCTTAGAAAAGCGGCAAGTTCCTCACGGTATGATTCAGCCTTGGTAAGTAGATGTCTTGACACGTTTGTCACTCCTATACACGAGTATTTTCTCTATTATAACTTCTTATACATTGCAAAAAAAAGTAACAAGAGAACCGACAGAGGCTTTGGTAATAGTATAGCTCGACTCGTTCCGGTTCTCAACGGAAGGCGATCAAGTCAGTGCAAGTATTCAGCATGAGGGAGTCTCAGGATGAAGGGCTTTGTCTTGCTCTGAAGCTATAATTTATCTTGGGGGTGATTGTATGAAGACTCTCGATGTGAAGAATCTGACAAGCAGGATCGGGAAGTTCGACCTCGGGCCTGTCGATCTATCAATTGAAAAGGGCGAAATCGTAGGTTTGATTGGACCATCAGGCTGTGGAAAGACTCTCCTGTTAAGATCTATTGCGGGGCTACACGAAACGCTCTCGGGTACTGTCGAGATCAACGGGCAGGACGTTACTTTCCTTGAGCCCCATCTCAGGGGCCTTGCTTTTGTCTTTCAGGACAATGCCTTGTTTCCCCACATGGATACCCATGACAACATTGCCTTTCCTCTCACAGTAATGAAGGACAAGGAGGCAAATGAAAAGGTAAGTAGAAGAGCCGATGAACTCGATGGCCTTTCTGGCTATCTTGACCGTTGGCCGAAAGAGTTGCCGGCCGGTATGAAGAAGTTGACGGCGTTCGCAAGAGAGACGGTAAAGAAATTCAACATCATCATGCTTGATGAACCGTTCGAGAGACTCGACAAGAAGATCAGAACCGAGCTGAGACTGATGATCAAGAGGCTGCTGATTGCTCTTGGAGAGTCAGTGCTCATAGTATTGAACGATCCCGAAGATGCGATGGCAGTTGCGGATAGAGTGTACGTCATGTATGATGAAGCAATAGTTCAGCATGGCCCGCCAACAGAGATATACGAAGATCCGGCTTCGCATTTTGTGATGGAGCTCTTTTCTTCGATGGGAGTCAACAGGGTGGGTGATGCGTCCTTCAGACCCCAGGATGTTCAACTGGACGAAAAAGGGGAGGAATTCTCGCCAGAACACTGCGGTCCTTTTGATTCGAGACGCATACTCTGCAGTGGAAAGCTCAGAGGGGAGAATGTCACAGTACTGCTTCCACTGGAGTGCAAAGACCTTGATTCGGTTTTCATAAGCATCACCAGGTCTTTCAGTCTATAATCAA
Protein-coding regions in this window:
- a CDS encoding (2Fe-2S)-binding protein; the encoded protein is MRIAFTVNGRLHELDIDPGEYLLEVLRRIGYKSVRRSCNSASCGTCTVLLNGKPILSCSTFAVSVDGQNIETVEGMADGDKLHPIQEAILEEGGAQCGYCIPGVVMTGEALLRENPDPSDEEIRLALNGNICRCTGYEPQNRAIKKAAQVMRGEIDE
- a CDS encoding FAD binding domain-containing protein, giving the protein MLSNVNEYFRPETVEEAFELMQRDRDHSIFLSGGTIVALMESSRIEKIIDLKSLRLDTVSITEDEIVVGASTTVESFRKDPLIRREFGDFFYDAFSLVGSWQIRNMATIGGSIAPKLGWSDVSTCLLAAGSSLMIYGVDGYQRMLISDYFSLPAGEKPLITHAILKKDGWFTAFEKFSKTTFDIATVNVGLSIRPEHGRIRAARVVCGSRPQYPARFESVEAAMVDLEINDVMPSIVRSLVYESFIGGSNMTASFEYRKHLASVLAQRAAEKLKGMIL
- a CDS encoding FAD binding domain-containing protein; amino-acid sequence: MSFSVLMPTSEEELMSILSRSDCNILAGGTDLLVKIRLKRIAPKNVVSLRHLRSFGKIEDLGDSIRVGCKVTMSELLSNETIGKHSKILKMALREVGSPQIRNRATLVGNVVNASPAGDSIVALLLSNATLQIVGQYGERIQSLADFIKGPGVTSLSKGEFVRSITFEKTGGFFPQFYKVGQRSSMAIAIASVGSLISESEIRLAFGSVAPVVVVPKEACEYYSSERSSFDESKFVELAMKRVSPIDDVRASQWYRTTVIRNLVFRTLKVWRKRGYNAV
- a CDS encoding nucleotidyltransferase family protein; translation: MKSDSIVLLLLAAGESRRFGSEKLLADFAGKPILQWSLDSFGTIDAMGKILVVNPDFEPEMFEIGSFQTVINENYKDGISTSIVRGLRECPDSCEGIVLALADMPLITKEDVERLAGSVTTEDEMVSYVFEGKKGFPTYISRKVFSRLSRITGDRGAYQLVKSGLAKMREIEGRSHNVFDIDIPESMNCTDHGLGITDSNGGFRR
- a CDS encoding (2Fe-2S)-binding protein produces the protein MKISFILNNEKHTQEVREDMRLLDFLRDEMGLTGTKEGCGEGECGACTVIIDGKAVNSCLVLVPEIDGSEVVTIEGLSRSGELDPIQQTFIDEGAVQCGFCTPGMIMSAKALLDRNSAPSDEDIMEAIEGNLCRCTGYYKIIQAIRKSAESLAKTDEK
- the thrC gene encoding threonine synthase produces the protein MSKYLLKCITCGKEFAIDEVDYYCPDCGDRKGTLEVVYDFALVRKKFEFSLTSLQKRGIWAFDFLLPFEGKIDFPELLVGNTPLYKSRSLSRKYGIREVLIKDDGRNPTASFKDRASAIAVAKAVEKGFDTIFCASTGNAASSLSGLSAVSGLKSVIFVPSTAPVAKITQLQVYGSKILAIEASYDRVFDLSMEIGMSMGWYCRNSAINPYLLEGKKTCALELAFEMEDDLPDFIFVSAGDGTVLSSFYKGFEDMKELGLIEKVPKIAGIQAEGSAAIKKTYEAGFPFEPIDLEATTVADSICVGKPRDVIKACHYTEAHDGLLLSVSDNEILESIIELARETGVFAEPAGATAFAGFKKARKLGLVGEKDRVVIVVTGNGLKDLKNVSAVLPEVRILPPDRDAIEEALK
- a CDS encoding 4Fe-4S binding protein yields the protein MNLSTEVAGISLKNPLMPASGPLTGDHRKMLALEAMGVGAMVTKTISTVAAKVPRPCIVADKDFVINTELWSEFPPDMWFEEFLPQYKKSSSLPLIVSLGYSPEDLRKLVPLFSRFADAFELSTHYVADDPSLMKELVSAVKEGTDKPVFLKFDPSVPDPAEMAKAVQDSGGDGIVAINSLGPVYPLDRRVNRSFLGSSDGFGWISGPVIKKLSLSSVRRIREGCSLPIIGVGGIQSADDVIDFLSCGASAVQMLSGALIKGKDLFKRIVDTLPSALEKRGFDSVIDAIDSAEIQKESFEVRNPLIDHEKCTRCGLCVAVCPYFALRLDEKVEVDPSECFGCGLCESRCPVSAIGGVLV
- a CDS encoding amidohydrolase family protein, whose protein sequence is MQINGVSIFTNDGEFIEKGYVRVENGEIVKVSSGESSYDGENLHLDGKLLMPSLVNAHTHIYSTFSRGLGVSPFNPSSFTKLLEELWWRLDKALTLEDLEISAYVASIESLKAGVTSLFDHNSSPNAIDGSLERIAASVNDVGLRYCGAYEVSDRDGLEKRDRGIRENLEFSRESTQYKKGVFGFHASLTLSKETLSLASKEIAGKLPIHVHVAEGPEDQEHTIGVYDQRVLERFHRAGLMTENSIYAHCIHTTPSERGLIKNTKGYIVVNCQSNINNGVGFPEWKRFREEGAAVLVGNDGYGFNLSNDVRFMILGPHYIQRDPKASYSGDLSPSLFGANYELATRTFGANIGTIREGSSADLIVLNYRSPTEITAENFVDHFFFGICDNISVSDVFVGGERVLAQGVPTKVDEEIIYREARRLYKAFEKRF
- a CDS encoding amidohydrolase family protein, whose amino-acid sequence is MTFDLALENGTICAGDSVFPANLYVSGEEIAAISATRSSFPSREILDCSGLFLLPGFIDPHVHLSLNLGRYTSVDDFDSGSALAISGGVTTLIDFLDPVSSLLDFEKAKKSRMQTAADSRIDYAFHVTLAGSPGFSAEEIARAAIAEKMPSIKIFTTYSSSDRRTSDGMILNLLSLSRKLGFVLLAHAENDEIITETVSGFVSPTFKDLSDLRPTISEMTEVVKLALMSMDKQGQLYIVHLSSGETAKTLGSINVNWKDSTRLETCPQYLLLDNSPLLGEQGYLNTYCPPPRSAQERLLLVSSLREGEISSMGTDHCPFLRQEKLENRDDYLSMPNGSGSLGLSFSTANTLLEGDLTRVSSLLSTNAAKTFGLFPKRGLLAPGSIADIAVVDKDAEITVSRSPFTRSDHSLFDGMKLKGRVEAVVQRGRVAYKDGEVLLPRASGRFIERESIRWEDASCK
- a CDS encoding ornithine carbamoyltransferase, yielding MSSILRGRDFITTQDFDRTEIDLMLDLSSDLKRRFATSEPTPLLPYQTVFLMFFDQSTRTRNSMEAGITQLGGHAHYLDPSTMQTAHGEVPRDTAMILSRYGHAIAVRHCKFKAGNPYLRSLAEHADVPILNLQDDVYHPMQVMADMMTIRERFGTNLNGLKVAITWAYAESHLKPLSVPQSQILLFTRYGMDVKLAYPKGFDLMPDIVDQAKQNAENSGAKFDILHDMDEAFKDADIVIPKSWGGFYVSEDPQEIMEEVRKNKDWICTPERMKLANRRAVYMHALPADRGREVVDEVIDGPQSIVIDEAENRLHTAKAVMALTMGGRP